CGTGAGTACCGCTATCTGGCTCAAATCACCAGTGATGCTTCGCTGGACAGTTCGATTGCGGGTGCCATGAGAAAATTTGCCCGGTTTTGACCGGACACTCCATAAACAAGAGGTGGTAACATGACAGAACAAAAAGCCCGGCGAGTATTTATTGTCAGTCGCCATCCGGCCAGTGTTGACTGGATTAAACGACAGGGGTATGAACAGGCTGAGGTGATTGATCACCTGAAGCCGGGCGTGTTGCAACAGGGAGACCTGGTGGTGGGTACCCTGCCTTTACATATTGCCAGAGATATTAATGA
Above is a genomic segment from Endozoicomonas euniceicola containing:
- the csx16 gene encoding CRISPR-associated protein Csx16, which encodes MTEQKARRVFIVSRHPASVDWIKRQGYEQAEVIDHLKPGVLQQGDLVVGTLPLHIARDINEQGVRLIHFSLDVPHNMRGREISAEMLEEMNPRLEELHVISGRKPGTESLAEPGDRDE